The DNA region TCAAGGTAACAAGCTTCAAAGTTAACCACTGATTCTAACCTacgttgctcggactcttcaaaaatgttaaCGGGTGTGTGTCGGATTCTCccaaagtagtgtatttttggaaaatccgacacgggtgcggcatcgaaagtgaagagtccgcaGAACTTAGATTCTAACAATAGTCCAACAATAAAGCTTTGCTAGAATTGATAAACTAATTTAGAAGTCAACAAACAAAATCCTTATGCATTACAGGTAAAAcctaaaaaagaaatcaaagaaaatgcAATTCTTTACCAACTTCAGCCCAAGTTACACTAAGCCACTGTTCCCACTACAGATTCATACAATCCCAGTTATCTTTGTCCCAAAAAAGTTAGAACAACCCTAAAAGTTAACAAATTTAAGATGaatatcgaaaaaaaaaaaaacataactcAATATAGATGAAATACAAGAATTTGACATAAAGCGAGtaaggaaaacaaagagaagtaACCATTTTTGGAACTGCTACAACCCTAAAGAGAAGAAATAGTCTTCAAGATTACAAAAATGGCATTCATCCAAAATTGTATTAAGAAAAGCGTACAGAAAGAAACAGGGGGTATGTGAGATTACCATCTTTTGGGAAGTAACGAAGTTGTAGGAAAAATAtgggaaaagaagaagaagagggacACACAGCGTTTTGAAGACGCGATTTTTGAGTGACAACCCAACCTCTTTGGCACTTTGTTTTGTGTTCCTTTTGTACAACCAGCCCAACCAAGGGCGcaattttatacatttttttgcgattgcccttcttttggggtggtctttaaattttgcttcAAATTTGCGTATTTAAACGCCTCATTTTCGATCTTTAATGTCACGTAATTCAACTAAGACTACTACGGCGACAACTCGCTTCATCGTTCTTCAAGACAACAATTTCACgatcttgctatgccaagtcCTAAAGCACCATTTCTTATCTTAAGCAAGGAAtagtaattgaaaaataagagaaattctTAGAATAAACTTTTTATTATACACGATTGATTTTGCTTGATGGTTACATAAATGAATAATCTATTTATCGGATTTAAAAAAgatgtaaataataattattatacaaAGTCCTACATATTTACTAATAAGCCCATGAAATCTACAAATTGTTATTCCAAATGACTTCCTCAAATCCATGAAATTCTAAAAATGGTCTTCCAAGGGAAACCTCCCTATATCTCTAGAATCTTCCCATAATATCGCTCTTATTTACGTAATCATTCATTAATGGCAAATATATTGAACAAGCACGATAACATGGTGGGTCCTGGAGGAGtataaaataagttttcaaagctcaaacccccgctcaagcaaaaataaaaataatttcgcaagcgCAGATAAGTATGAGATCCGCATTAAAAGTTAAAGTTTCCAAGGAGTAAATTTttcctaagacatagtttagttaatCATCGTTAGTTAAGCAgataacaaaattatgccccaTATAGCAAGGATTTCCTTAAGCGCATAAACTtcgccttataaggcaaagtttaagttatgccttaaggaaaagttccatCTTTGAAAgatactttttttattttgaaaactttttatgggccatactttttttttttttttttgtaaatttaacCACTTTAAAAGTAATTTTAGACACTCACAAGATGTAAAAAATTCACGTTCGGAAGACATATTAAGCAAATCCCAACTTATCTTTAGAAGTTTGACTTGTCACAACTAAACTTAAAATGTAGTTGTTGACATCAAAAATTTGTGGGACTCTACAAGTTGAGTCCAATATTTGTTAGGACTTGGAGGCTATTTTACCCTCTAGTTCACGCCTATATAAAGGGACACATATTCCCTTAAAAAGACATCTTAAAAATCTCGGTGAGAAACTGAAATTGCCTCGAAATGTTGTAAATTGGATATTCACCATGAGATCAAGGCATCAAATAATGTCTGGCGTTCTTGGAGATCAAATACATCGGAGAGAAGAATCAATGGAATAAACAGATTTGTACCCGCaatattcatcaataaaatctCAATTTcaacatattttgtttgtgattTGCAGTTATTTTTCCGCACATCAAAAAATTGTTGCAAACAATAGCTTGTTAAGATTAAACGTTGGatgaaattaaaatataaaaattaatagcTTAAATAGATAATTGAAATCAAATGTAATCGAATgatataacttaatattttttttttttggttaaaaacttAATAGTTTAGTTACAACTTAGATTGAATTTAGTGAATTAATATTGAACATAAAATTAACTTCCAAGAAACCATAAGAATTGGCAATAAGTTAAAGAAATTACATGAagttatttgtcttattttttaagttattaatttCATTTAACTTGGCCAGTTACCTgcaataatttttcaaaattgatcTGAAAATATTGATACTAACTTTTGCACTCTCATATATAGAAAGTTAAGCTTGTTCATCATTTTCGGATTATAATTCatgtataattggtttggaacCAAATGATCCTTAACAAAGTTACATGAAACATTAGGTGTTCACTCTAGAAAATAtccccataagctaaaaatagAATGCGCGAGCAATAATGTGGAGTAGAAATGAAAAGAATCCCATGTTCACGTGCCTCCAAAACTCCACTTGATCATTTTATAATAACACATCTAAGATTCACCAAACCACATGAATAAGTAAAATACTACTATTGCTGAAACACCAAGTTCAAATATATTGACTCAAAAAATACAAGTCCACATCCCAATTGGCCACTCACATCTCAGATCAAAACAAAACATTCAcacattattaaaaaaagatgTCTTTGTTCATAGATCTAAATACAAAACTCCTACATTTAATGTAAACCTCACTGTGTCGGTAGTAGTAACATAAAGCACTAAACTTTATGCTTTTCTTGATCTTTTACACTCTTTAAAGTGTATCAGCAACCAAGAAAATCTTGCAGGAGCAACccgaaaaaacaaaaaatggggTTCACAATGGGACTAAACTTGCTTCTTTTGGTAGCTATGGTCGCTACCAACATTCTATCTTTGTATCACCTTTCTTCTAATATCCAATCAAAACCCCCTGTTGCTCCACCTGTACCTGACCACCTTCTTCATCAACTTCAAACCATACGCGCCACCATTAACCACCTCACGCGCCTCCAACCTCAAACTCCTCCATCTGCTAAAACCAAGAAATCTTCACTGACTATTCCTTCTGACCTCTTACTTTACACTCATCTATCACCTATTGCTTCTTCTTGTAAAGATAATCCTGATTTGCTTCATCAGTACATGAGCTATACACCTTTTGCACTTTGCCCCTCAGATTCTTCTGTAGCTGAGTCACTTATCCTTAGAGGTTGCCACCCTTTACCAAGGAGGAGATGTTTCTCAAGAACACCTTCTAGTATTCCCACTTCACTACCTAAAACCCCATTTTCTACAATTCCTGAAAAGGCTTTGTTGTGGAATAGTTATTCCTGTAAGAGCTTTTCTTGTTTGTCTAAGTCTAATCCCAACATGGGATTTGATATGAAAGTTGAGCAATCAAGATACTTGGGTTATAAATCAGATCTAGATCTCCCAATCCCACAGTTTCTTCAGCTAACTAAGTCATCAAAAAGTGTGATTAGGCTGGCACTTGATATTGGTGGTGGTACAGGTACTTTTGCAGCACAAATGAAGCTGAATAATGTGACTGTTGTGACCACAACAATGAATCTTGGTGCCCCTTATAGTGAGACTGTAGCACTTAGGGGATTAGTGCCATTACATGTGCCTTTGCAGCAAAGGCTGCCTGTGTTTGATGGGGTGGTGGATCTTGTGAGATGTGGGCATGCTGTGAATAGGTGGATTCCTCTGACTATGATGGAGTTCTTGCTTTTTGATGTTGATAGAGTTTTGAGGGGTGGTGGGTACCTCTGGTTAGATCATTTCTTTAGTAAAAGAGAGGATCTTGTTAAGGTTTTTCAACCCTTGATCTGGAAATTGAACTATAAGAAGGTGAAGTGGGCAGTTGCAAATAAGAATGATGCTAGTGGTGTGAAGAATGGGGAAGTTTATTTGACGGCTCTTCTTCAGAAGCCAGTTTCAAGATGATCATCTATTCCAGGTAGCCTCTTAGTCTCTCTGAGAATGagatcatatatttttttagtgGTTGGAGTGAGAAATATTGATA from Lycium ferocissimum isolate CSIRO_LF1 chromosome 2, AGI_CSIRO_Lferr_CH_V1, whole genome shotgun sequence includes:
- the LOC132042910 gene encoding probable methyltransferase At1g29790 → MGFTMGLNLLLLVAMVATNILSLYHLSSNIQSKPPVAPPVPDHLLHQLQTIRATINHLTRLQPQTPPSAKTKKSSLTIPSDLLLYTHLSPIASSCKDNPDLLHQYMSYTPFALCPSDSSVAESLILRGCHPLPRRRCFSRTPSSIPTSLPKTPFSTIPEKALLWNSYSCKSFSCLSKSNPNMGFDMKVEQSRYLGYKSDLDLPIPQFLQLTKSSKSVIRLALDIGGGTGTFAAQMKLNNVTVVTTTMNLGAPYSETVALRGLVPLHVPLQQRLPVFDGVVDLVRCGHAVNRWIPLTMMEFLLFDVDRVLRGGGYLWLDHFFSKREDLVKVFQPLIWKLNYKKVKWAVANKNDASGVKNGEVYLTALLQKPVSR